The proteins below are encoded in one region of Pangasianodon hypophthalmus isolate fPanHyp1 chromosome 6, fPanHyp1.pri, whole genome shotgun sequence:
- the cry1b gene encoding cryptochrome-1b, with protein MVVNAVHWFRKGLRLHDNPSLRDCVRGADTLRCIYILDPWFAGSSNVGINRWRFLLQCLEDLDASLRKLNSRLYVIRGQPTDVFPRLFKEWKITHLSYEYDSEPFGKERDAAIKKLANEAGVEVTVRISHTLYDPEKIIELNGGQAPLTYKRFQTMISRMDAVEIPAETITSEILNKCIMPIGDDHDERFGVPSLEELGFETEGLQSAVWPGGESEALTRLERHLERKAWVANFERPRMNANSLLASPTGLSPYLRFGCLSCRLFYFKLTDLYRKVKKNSVPPLSLYGQLLWREFFYTAATNSPRFDKMEGNPICVQIPWDRNPEALAKWAEGRTGFPWIDAIMTQLRQEGWIHHLARHAVACFLTRGDLWISWEEGVKVFEELLLDADWSVNAGSWMWLSCSSFFQQFFHCYCPVGFGRRTDPNGDYIRRYLPILRGFPAKYIYDPWNAPESVQKLAKCIIGTHYPKPMVNHAEASRINIERMKQIYQQLSCYRGLGLLASVPSNASGNGEGAGASLNSADSTQESSAAVQVTPANIQEDFSAGPLSYTDQLTGTSSQPLAGASGTGGVKSWRKETKQAQRGRGIATLKRHTEEPGSSSGCKIQKQNSDEPHLQWQKHTSLLRLPAGCSPNGSSF; from the exons ATGGTGGTTAACGCGGTGCACTGGTTCAGGAAGGGCTTGAGGCTGCATGATAACCCCTCACTCCGGGACTGTGTACGAGGGGCGGACACTTTACGCTGTATTTACATTCTTGATCCCTGGTTTGCAGGTTCATCCAACGTGGGGATCAATAGATGGAG GTTTTTATTGCAGTGTCTGGAAGACCTGGATGCCAGCCTTCGCAAACTCAACTCTCGCCTGTATGTTATCAGAGGCCAGCCCACTGATGTTTTCCCCAGGCTTTTCAAG GAGTGGAAGATCACGCATCTGTCATATGAGTATGACTCCGAACCATTTGGGAAGGAGCGGGATGCAGCCATCAAGAAGCTGGCCAACGAGGCAGGGGTGGAGGTCACCGTTAGAATCTCCCACACACTCTATGATCCAgagaa GATCATTGAGCTGAATGGTGGGCAGGCACCTCTCACCTATAAGCGCTTTCAGACGATGATCAGTAGAATGGATGCTGTAGAAATACCAGCAGAGACCATTACTTCTGAGATACTAAACAAGTGTATCATGCCTATTGGTGATGACCATGACGAGAGGTTTGGTGTGCCCTCACTGGAGGAGCTGG GCTTTGAGACAGAGGGTCTTCAATCTGCTGTGTGGCCAGGAGGAGAGTCCGAGGCTCTGACTCGTCTGGAGAGACACTTAGAGAGAAAG GCATGGGTGGCTAACTTTGAGCGTCCCAGGATGAATGCAAATTCATTACTGGCCAGCCCTACAGGTCTGAGCCCCTATCTTCGCTTCGGCTGCCTCTCGTGTAGACTCTTCTACTTTAAACTCACAGACTTGTACAGAAAG GTAAAGAAAAATAGTGTCCCTCCACTGTCTCTCTACGGCCAGCTACTATGGAGAGAGTTCTTCTACACGGCCGCCACAAACAGCCCGCGCTTTGACAAGATGGAGGGCAACCCAATCTGTGTGCAGATCCCATGGGACCGTAACCCAGAGGCATTAGCAAAGTGGGCAGAGGGCAGGACAGGTTTTCCATGGATTGATGCTATTATGACTCAGCTGAGGCAGGAGGGCTGGATCCATCACCTGGCACGGCATGCAGTTGCGTGCTTCCTCACCAGAGGAGACCTGTGGATCAGCTGGGAGGAAGGCGTCAAG GTGTTTGAAGAGTTGTTGCTGGATGCAGATTGGAGTGTTAATGCAGGCAGCTGGATGTGGCTCTCCTGCAGCTCATTTTTTCAGCAGTTCTTCCACTGCTACTGCCCAGTGGGTTTTGGTCGCCGCACCGATCCCAATGGAGACTATATACG TCGGTATTTGCCTATATTGAGGGGTTTTCCTGCCAAATATATCTACGACCCTTGGAATGCACCAGAAAGTGTACAGAAGCTTGCTAAGTGTATCATTGGGACGCACTACCCCAAGCCCATGGTCAACCATGCTGAGGCCAGCAGAATAAACATTGAGCGCATGAAACAGATCTACCAGCAACTGTCATGCTACAGAGGCCTTG GGCTTCTGGCCTCTGTGCCATCCAATGCCAGTGGTAACGGCGAAGGTGCAGGAGCAAGTCTGAACTCTGCAGACAGCACACAGGAGAGCAGTGCTGCAG TGCAAGTAACCCCAGCCAACATTCAAGAAGATTTTTCAGCAGGCCCATTGTCCTATACTGACCAACTGACTGGCACTAGTTCCCAGCCACTGGCAG GTGCTTCAGGAACTGGTGGGGTAAAATCTTggagaaaagaaacaaagcaaGCACAGAGAG gcagAGGAATAGCTACGCTAAAGCGACATACTGAAGAGCCAGGATCAAGCAGTGGATGCAAGATTCAGAAACAGAACAGTGACGAGCCACACTTACAGTGGCAGAAGCACACATCTCTCCTCAGGCTGCCAGCAGGATGTAGTCCAAATGGTAGTAGTTTTTAG
- the zgc:153031 gene encoding zgc:153031 isoform X1, whose product MKPRDEIQKPIRLIAAACRNMGIGKDGRLPWNLPGVQKSETTLKIWDFFFRLKLEINRRTEFQFFLNTITAVCSAGKKNLIIWGKYSWFSCPERIFPLANSLSVVLSKKLMSVPKHAHYMCEDFVSAVKLASHPPLSDLVETIWILGGTQVYKEALEHPWCDLIYLTDIMADFDCDVFFPSFDQNVYRKQNKFPGVPDEIQEENGLKFRFQVFRKES is encoded by the exons ATGAAGCCGAGGGATGAAATACAGAAGCCGATTCGGCTGATCGCGGCAGCGTGCAGAAATATGGGCATAGGCAAGGATGGTCGCCTTCCGTGGAATCTTCC tggcgtccaaaagtctgagaccacactgaaaatctgggattttttttttcgtttaaaattggaaataaacagaag GACAGAGTTTCAGTTCTTTTTGAATACCATCACAGCTGTGTGTAGTGCAG GAAAGAAGAACTTGATCATATGGGGTAAATACAGCTGGTTCTCCTGCCCAGAAAGAATCTTCCCCCTGGCCAACAGTCTCAGTGTGGTTCTCAGCAAAAAGCTGAT GTCTGTCCCAAAGCATGCTCACTACATGTGCGAGGATTTTGTCAGTGCAGTTAAATTGGCCTCTCATCCTCCTCTCAGTGACCTTGTAGAGACCATCTGGATCTTAGGAGGAACTCAGGTGTACAAG GAAGCTCTGGAGCACCCTTGGTGTGACCTCATCTACCTCACTGACATCATGGCTGACTTTgactgtgatgtttttttcccaagttttgaccaaaatgtttatagaaaacaaaacaa GTTCCCTGGTGTGCCAGATGAGATTCAAGAAGAAAATGGCCTCAAATTCCGATTTCAAGTCTTCAGGAAGGAAAGCTGA
- the zgc:153031 gene encoding zgc:153031 isoform X2, with the protein MKPRDEIQKPIRLIAAACRNMGIGKDGRLPWNLPTEFQFFLNTITAVCSAGKKNLIIWGKYSWFSCPERIFPLANSLSVVLSKKLMSVPKHAHYMCEDFVSAVKLASHPPLSDLVETIWILGGTQVYKEALEHPWCDLIYLTDIMADFDCDVFFPSFDQNVYRKQNKFPGVPDEIQEENGLKFRFQVFRKES; encoded by the exons ATGAAGCCGAGGGATGAAATACAGAAGCCGATTCGGCTGATCGCGGCAGCGTGCAGAAATATGGGCATAGGCAAGGATGGTCGCCTTCCGTGGAATCTTCC GACAGAGTTTCAGTTCTTTTTGAATACCATCACAGCTGTGTGTAGTGCAG GAAAGAAGAACTTGATCATATGGGGTAAATACAGCTGGTTCTCCTGCCCAGAAAGAATCTTCCCCCTGGCCAACAGTCTCAGTGTGGTTCTCAGCAAAAAGCTGAT GTCTGTCCCAAAGCATGCTCACTACATGTGCGAGGATTTTGTCAGTGCAGTTAAATTGGCCTCTCATCCTCCTCTCAGTGACCTTGTAGAGACCATCTGGATCTTAGGAGGAACTCAGGTGTACAAG GAAGCTCTGGAGCACCCTTGGTGTGACCTCATCTACCTCACTGACATCATGGCTGACTTTgactgtgatgtttttttcccaagttttgaccaaaatgtttatagaaaacaaaacaa GTTCCCTGGTGTGCCAGATGAGATTCAAGAAGAAAATGGCCTCAAATTCCGATTTCAAGTCTTCAGGAAGGAAAGCTGA
- the mterf2 gene encoding transcription termination factor 2, mitochondrial codes for MLRSLTVSLMFCRRAQQLPRMHCSSIRQVENTSAVDALYNLSVDISKIRKLKGWVLYQSPVYVMETVAMLRNLGARDTLIAQVLEHHPEAILCPPEHLEAQKELWMSICASHSHLVGIIEKFPASFFTSSCHIDHQRANVTFFQNVGLNKRVIAKLMASAPQNFTRPVEQNEEMVQALQKTYLELGGSEVNMKVWLQKLLSQNPYVLMKSPETMRNNFNFLHKQGFTSSELLQLLSRLKGFVTELHPESMGLSLSYSQETLACSDAELRQIVLQCPALLYYSVPILTDRFKCLLGAGISLQQIMQTPTVLELTTQIVQYRIQKLRSYGHDIKTGSLELLNGTKKDFEMNCGKLLLRRERPLFNPVAPLRTDE; via the coding sequence ATGCTGCGCTCTCTCACAGTGTCCCTGATGTTTTGCCGGCGGGCCCAACAGCTCCCCAGGATGCATTGCTCCTCCATCAGGCAGGTTGAGAACACATCTGCCGTTGATGCACTTTACAACCTGTCAGTCGACATCTCGAAGATCCGAAAGCTCAAGGGCTGGGTGTTGTACCAGAGCCCAGTTTATGTGATGGAGACTGTGGCCATGCTGAGAAACTTGGGAGCCAGAGACACGCTGATTGCTCAAGTGCTTGAACACCACCCAGAGGCAATCCTCTGCCCACCTGAACATTTGGAGGCTCAAAAGGAACTGTGGATGTCCATCTGTGCCAGCCACAGCCATCTAGTTGGGATCATTGAAAAGTTTCCAGCCTCATTTTTCACCTCATCATGCCATATTGACCACCAAAGGGCCAATGTCACGTTCTTCCAGAACGTGGGCCTTAATAAACGTGTCATTGCTAAGCTGATGGCGAGCGCCCCGCAAAACTTCACAAGACCTGTTGAGCAGAACGAGGAGATGGTCCAAGCCCTTCAGAAGACATACTTGGAACTAGGAGGAAGTGAGGTCAATATGAAGGTCTGGCTGCAGAAGCTGCTCAGTCAGAACCCATACGTGCTCATGAAGTCTCCAGAAACCATGAGGAATAACTTCAACTTCCTGCATAAACAGGGCTTCACCAGCAGTGAGCTCCTTCAGCTTCTCTCCAGACTTAAAGGCTTTGTCACAGAGCTTCACCCAGAATCAATGGGTCTTTCTTTGAGTTACTCGCAGGAAACGCTGGCCTGCAGTGATGCTGAGCTACGACAGATCGTGCTGCAGTGCCCAGCATTGCTGTACTACTCTGTACCCATTTTGACAGACAGATTCAAATGCCTTCTCGGTGCTGGAATTAGCCTGCAGCAGATCATGCAGACACCCACCGTCCTGGAACTGACCACACAGATTGTCCAGTATCGCATTCAGAAGCTGCGTTCTTATGGTCATGATATTAagacagggagcctggagctccTCAATGGCACTAAGAAAGACTTTGAAATGAACTGTGGAAAATTGCTTCTGAGGCGAGAGCGTCCACTCTTTAACCCAGTAGCACCTCTAAGGACAGACGAGTGA